The Nocardioides sp. S-1144 genome includes a region encoding these proteins:
- a CDS encoding RNA polymerase sigma factor, producing the protein MRHRSEALVSGARDGDEASWRGLYVMHTARIVSLVRALPHADWASSPEDVVAEAWLTAATKLDEFDGSDDDFGGWLFTIARNHASNSHRTARRRRTDPVEPDAQVSAAIDDVSRQVEHHDLVTRLLGHLSPREAEVVACIDVAGLDVTATARALGMKPTAVRVARHRALGRLRRVVDGQAAAPGELPAEVTAGQPRTGTA; encoded by the coding sequence GTGAGACACCGGTCTGAGGCACTGGTCTCGGGCGCCCGCGACGGCGACGAGGCGTCCTGGCGCGGGCTCTACGTGATGCACACCGCCCGGATCGTCTCGCTGGTGCGGGCCCTCCCGCACGCCGACTGGGCCTCCTCGCCGGAGGACGTGGTCGCCGAGGCCTGGCTGACGGCCGCGACCAAGCTGGACGAGTTCGACGGCTCCGACGACGACTTCGGCGGGTGGCTGTTCACCATCGCCCGCAACCACGCCTCGAACAGCCACCGGACGGCGCGGCGCCGGCGCACCGACCCGGTCGAGCCCGACGCGCAGGTCTCCGCCGCGATCGACGACGTCTCGCGGCAGGTCGAGCACCACGACCTGGTCACCCGCCTGCTCGGCCACCTCAGCCCGCGCGAGGCGGAGGTGGTGGCGTGCATCGACGTCGCCGGTCTCGACGTCACCGCGACCGCGCGGGCCCTCGGCATGAAGCCGACCGCCGTGCGGGTCGCGCGGCACCGTGCGCTCGGACGACTGCGCCGCGTCGTCGACGGCCAGGCCGCCGCCCCGGGGGAGCTCCCCGCGGAGGTCACCGCCGGCCAACCGCGTACGGGCACGGCGTAG
- a CDS encoding serine/threonine-protein kinase, translating to MPTSPPLLLGGRFETVEPIGHGGMADVYRARDHVLHRDVAVKVLREVTEVDRERCASEARLLGMLSHEAIVALYDSSVEDDRPWLAVELVSGRPMSELLAEGPLGARPLAQLVAQVAEGLAHAHGRGVVHRDIKPSNVLVTPDGRALLSDFGIARLVGSEDQLTLDGNVVGTAAYIAPEQVRGQPVGGAADVYALGLLLLESLTGERCFPGPATEAALARLHQGPLIPTSLPPGWPGLLVAMTALSPDDRPTAQVAARRLRELALVTDDPEGGAARPSVVDLAATPDAALSAPVLELVVTPRRARRRLRRFWPTLALPLAGLASALPLWLVRS from the coding sequence ATGCCCACGTCGCCCCCGCTCCTGCTGGGTGGACGCTTCGAGACCGTGGAGCCCATCGGGCACGGCGGGATGGCCGACGTCTACCGCGCCCGCGACCACGTCCTGCACCGCGACGTCGCCGTGAAGGTGCTGCGCGAGGTCACCGAGGTCGACCGCGAGCGGTGCGCCAGCGAGGCGCGGCTGCTCGGCATGCTGTCGCACGAGGCGATCGTGGCCCTCTACGACTCGAGCGTCGAGGACGACCGACCGTGGTTGGCCGTCGAGCTCGTCTCGGGGCGGCCCATGTCGGAGCTGCTGGCCGAGGGCCCGCTCGGCGCCCGACCCCTCGCGCAGCTCGTCGCGCAGGTCGCCGAGGGGCTGGCGCACGCCCACGGGCGGGGGGTCGTGCACCGCGACATCAAGCCCAGCAACGTGCTCGTCACGCCCGACGGGCGGGCCCTGCTCAGCGACTTCGGGATCGCCCGGCTGGTGGGTTCGGAGGACCAGCTGACCCTCGACGGGAACGTCGTGGGCACCGCCGCCTACATCGCCCCCGAGCAGGTCCGCGGGCAGCCGGTCGGCGGTGCCGCCGACGTCTACGCCCTCGGGCTGCTGCTGCTGGAGTCGCTCACCGGCGAGCGGTGCTTCCCCGGGCCGGCCACGGAGGCGGCCCTCGCCCGGCTCCACCAGGGCCCGCTCATCCCGACCTCGCTGCCCCCCGGGTGGCCCGGGCTGCTGGTGGCGATGACGGCCCTCAGCCCCGACGACCGCCCCACCGCCCAGGTCGCGGCGCGCCGTCTGCGGGAGCTGGCGCTCGTCACCGACGACCCCGAGGGCGGCGCGGCGCGACCCTCCGTCGTGGACCTCGCGGCCACGCCGGACGCCGCGCTGTCGGCCCCGGTCCTCGAGCTCGTCGTGACCCCGCGCCGGGCCCGGCGACGCCTCCGGCGCTTCTGGCCCACCCTCGCGCTGCCGCTGGCGGGGCTGGCGAGCGCGCTGCCCCTGTGGCTCGTGCGCTCCTGA